A region from the Triticum urartu cultivar G1812 chromosome 1, Tu2.1, whole genome shotgun sequence genome encodes:
- the LOC125508626 gene encoding uncharacterized protein LOC125508626 — translation MAEACPDSRRCLPPWMMKPCTSNEVSKTEHRNKQSAESDKGSGALYQAKPTRRQKKIVDPEDAGGLKALQRCQGKEKPRRKSKDADRAVTDEFDEIEKITCKNERKVSGRAAPKNSRKRMLEDVGSDASSSGITDDEMELSAGNSRALQRCQGREKTRRKRDSADYSAKDELEEIEKTTRKNVTKVTGRAAPKNSKKQKPDNVGSEALSSGTTDDEIELTVEDLVSIAEEIVNADKEKLQDIRTTKTSRYEERPPRPPVSTPTDTGGSVSSTWSTKGLMQCTAATTTDETPSECRVDKNKRHEEPECPPRIKMTGDVAEDMMNILLGPLWNSEPAAYENKPEAVVPRTVNVNLAPQRKNDWQKTVAQVQGAPVAKKKSSLKDMVAFFLD, via the exons ATGGCTGAAGCATGCCCTGATAGTCGGCGATGCCTACCTCCTTGGATGATGAAACCCTGCACGAGTAATGAGGTGTCAAAGACTGAGCATCGGAATAAGCAGTCGGCAGAATCTGATAAGGGGTCAGGGGCTCTATATCAGGCTAAGCCCACCAGAAGGCAGAAAAAAATTGTGGATCCAGAGGATGCCGGTGGGCTGAAGGCGTTGCAGCGATGCCAGGGTAAAGAGAAGCCCAGGAGAAAGAGCAAGGATGCTGATCGTGCTGTCACAGATGAATTTGACGAAATCGAGAAAATAACTTGTAAGAATGAGAGGAAAGTTAGTGGAAGAGCTGCTCCGAAGAATAGCAGGAAACGGATGCTGGAGGATGTGGGATCAGATGCATCGTCATCAGGAATAACTGATGATGAGATGGAGCTTAGTGCTGGCAATTCCAGAGCTTTGCAACGATGTCAGGGTAGAGAAAAGACCAGAAGAAAGCGTGACAGTGCTGATTATTCTGCCAAAGATGAACTTGAAGAAATTGAGAAAACAACTCGTAAGAATGTCACAAAAGTGACTGGCAGAGCTGCTCCGAAGAATAGCAAGAAACAAAAGCCGGATAATGTTGGATCAGAAGCATTATCATCAGGTACAACTGATGATGAGATAGAGCTTACTGTGGAAGATCTTGTGAGCATAGCTGAAGAG ATTGTAAATGCTGATAAAGAGAAGCTACAAGATATACGGACCACAAAGACATCCCGCTATGAAGAGCGTCCTCCACGGCCTCCAGTGTCTACTCCTACTGATACAGGAGGATCAGTATCAAGCACTTGGTCAACAAAGGGGTTGATGCAGTGCACGGCAGCTACTACCACAGATGAAACTCCAAGCGAGTGCAGAGTAGACAAGAACAAGAGACATGAAGAACCAGAGTGTCCACCACGTATCAAAATGACCGGTGATGTTGCTGAGGATATGATGAACATATTGCTCGGACCCCTGTGGAATAGTGAGCCTGCAGCCTATGAAAATAAACCCGAGGCTGTGGTACCAAGGACCGTGAACGTGAATCTTGCGCCGCAGCGGAAAAACGACTGGCAGAAGACTGTAGCACAAGTGCAGGGGGCACCTGTGGCGAAAAAGAAGAGCAGCCTGAAAGATATGGTGGCCTTTTTTCTTGACTAG